A part of Halomarina litorea genomic DNA contains:
- a CDS encoding O-acetylhomoserine aminocarboxypropyltransferase/cysteine synthase family protein gives MSDEPAERSIATDSLHAGQDPDPTTGARAPPLYQTTSYVFGDADDAADQFALEKPGYIYSRLMNPTLETLQERLAALEGGVGAVATASGMAALDLTTFLLAEAGDNIVSASSLYGGTYTYLTHSVERRGVTTRFVDTLDYDAYEEAIDEDTAYVHLETIGNPALDTPDISRIADIAHDHGAPLFVDNTFATPALCRPLEHGADLVWNSTTKWLHGSGTTVGGVVVDGGSFPWAEYSEKYPELAADNPAYHGVNFAETFGEAAFTYAGIARGLRDLGNQQSPFDAWQTIQGLETLPLRMERHCSNAMAVAERLEAHEDVAWVTYPGLESHSTHENASEYLDGGYGGMITFGLEGGYEAARKTVESTELASLLANVGDAKTLIIHPASTTHQQLTAEERESSGVSDDLVRLSVGIEDPAHIVADLEQAIEAASN, from the coding sequence ATGAGCGACGAACCAGCCGAGCGTTCCATCGCCACCGACTCGCTGCACGCCGGGCAGGACCCCGACCCGACGACGGGTGCCCGCGCGCCGCCGCTGTACCAGACCACGTCGTACGTCTTCGGCGACGCCGACGACGCGGCGGACCAGTTCGCTCTCGAGAAGCCCGGATACATCTACTCGCGGCTGATGAACCCCACCCTGGAGACGCTACAGGAACGCCTCGCGGCCCTCGAAGGCGGCGTCGGGGCCGTCGCCACCGCCTCGGGGATGGCCGCCCTCGACCTCACCACCTTCCTCCTCGCCGAGGCGGGCGACAACATCGTCAGCGCCTCCTCGCTGTACGGCGGGACGTACACCTACCTCACCCACTCCGTCGAGCGTCGGGGGGTGACGACCCGGTTCGTGGACACGCTCGACTACGACGCCTACGAGGAGGCCATCGACGAGGACACCGCCTACGTCCACCTGGAGACCATCGGCAACCCCGCGCTGGATACGCCGGACATCTCCCGCATCGCCGATATCGCCCACGACCACGGCGCGCCCCTGTTCGTGGACAACACGTTCGCGACGCCCGCGCTCTGTCGGCCCCTCGAACACGGCGCGGACCTCGTCTGGAACTCGACGACGAAGTGGCTCCACGGGTCGGGTACGACGGTGGGCGGCGTCGTCGTCGACGGCGGGTCGTTCCCGTGGGCCGAATACTCCGAAAAGTACCCCGAACTCGCGGCGGACAACCCCGCCTACCACGGCGTCAACTTCGCGGAGACGTTCGGCGAGGCGGCGTTCACCTACGCCGGCATCGCCCGCGGCCTGCGTGACCTCGGCAACCAGCAGTCGCCGTTCGACGCGTGGCAGACGATTCAGGGGCTGGAAACCCTCCCGCTCAGGATGGAACGGCACTGTTCGAACGCGATGGCCGTCGCCGAGCGACTGGAGGCCCACGAGGACGTCGCGTGGGTCACCTACCCCGGACTGGAGAGCCACTCGACCCACGAGAACGCGAGCGAGTACCTCGACGGCGGCTACGGCGGGATGATAACCTTCGGACTGGAGGGCGGGTACGAGGCCGCCCGCAAGACGGTGGAGTCGACGGAACTCGCGAGTCTGCTCGCGAACGTCGGCGACGCGAAAACGCTCATCATCCACCCCGCCTCCACGACCCACCAGCAACTCACCGCCGAGGAACGCGAGTCCTCCGGCGTGAGCGACGACCTCGTGCGTCTCTCGGTCGGCATCGAGGACCCCGCCCACATCGTCGCGGACCTGGAGCAGGCCATCGAGGCGGCGTCGAACTGA
- a CDS encoding DsrE/DsrF/DrsH-like family protein, whose translation MSMDTPDGSETETPVDSSEDPEDLTTAELAAEVETLREEMTDLRAEVSDDQQSMVIVATKGSLDMAYPPLILASTAAAFGWDVTVFHTFWGLDILHEEKSKELKLSAVGNPSMPMPNALAALPGMDSVATRMMNRKIADNNTATIEELVDVSLDQGVDLQACQMTIELMDYDEADFYDGVTTGVGAATALQRMADADIQLLV comes from the coding sequence ATGAGCATGGACACACCCGACGGTTCGGAGACGGAGACGCCGGTCGACTCGAGTGAGGACCCCGAAGACCTGACGACGGCCGAACTCGCCGCCGAGGTCGAAACACTCCGCGAGGAGATGACCGACCTCAGAGCGGAGGTGAGCGACGACCAGCAGTCGATGGTCATCGTCGCGACGAAGGGGAGCCTCGACATGGCGTACCCGCCGCTCATCCTCGCGTCGACGGCGGCCGCGTTCGGCTGGGACGTCACCGTGTTCCACACCTTCTGGGGACTCGACATCCTCCACGAGGAGAAGTCGAAGGAGCTCAAGCTCTCGGCGGTCGGCAACCCGAGCATGCCGATGCCGAACGCGCTGGCAGCGCTGCCGGGAATGGACTCGGTGGCAACGCGCATGATGAACCGGAAGATCGCCGACAACAACACCGCGACCATCGAGGAACTCGTCGACGTGTCGCTCGACCAGGGGGTCGACCTCCAGGCCTGCCAGATGACCATCGAATTGATGGACTACGACGAGGCCGACTTCTACGACGGGGTCACGACCGGCGTCGGCGCGGCCACGGCGCTCCAGCGGATGGCGGATGCCGACATCCAGTTGCTGGTCTGA
- a CDS encoding ArsR/SmtB family transcription factor: MDDGPHDTTALSPDDAFAVLGNETRFGILRALGEVDGPCSFSHLRDRVGVADSGQFNYHLDRLVGHFVEHTDEGYGLRRAGERVVEAVLSGAVTEAPVVAPTTVDRPCQYCGAPVGITYDEERVRVYCTECEGIYGERSEVDGAGHLGTLFVPPAGLHDRSASELLQAAYVWGELSVMAATNGVCPRCAATVEESVHVCERHDGGDGPCPRCDERFAVGVHLECTNCLYDRGGAFGVRLLSNTDLLAFLTDRGVNPVAPRRTRPSARWSTTRRNWSRRTRSRPASRSRRRATR, translated from the coding sequence CCCCACGACACGACGGCCCTCTCCCCGGACGACGCGTTCGCGGTCCTCGGCAACGAGACGCGCTTCGGGATACTCCGGGCACTCGGTGAGGTCGACGGACCGTGCTCGTTCTCCCACCTCCGCGACCGGGTCGGGGTGGCCGACAGCGGCCAGTTCAACTACCACCTCGACCGACTCGTCGGGCACTTCGTCGAACACACCGACGAGGGGTACGGTCTGCGACGGGCGGGCGAACGTGTCGTCGAGGCCGTGCTCTCGGGTGCGGTGACGGAGGCGCCCGTCGTCGCCCCGACGACGGTCGACCGTCCCTGTCAGTACTGCGGCGCGCCGGTCGGCATCACCTACGACGAGGAACGGGTCAGGGTGTACTGCACCGAGTGCGAGGGAATCTACGGCGAGCGCTCCGAGGTGGACGGCGCGGGCCACCTCGGGACGCTGTTCGTGCCGCCCGCGGGACTTCACGACCGGTCCGCGAGCGAACTCCTGCAGGCCGCGTACGTCTGGGGCGAACTGTCGGTGATGGCGGCGACGAACGGGGTCTGTCCCCGGTGTGCCGCGACGGTCGAAGAGTCGGTCCACGTCTGCGAGAGGCACGACGGCGGCGACGGCCCGTGTCCGAGGTGTGACGAACGGTTCGCCGTCGGGGTCCACCTCGAGTGTACTAACTGCCTCTACGACCGCGGCGGGGCATTCGGCGTCCGACTCCTCTCGAACACCGACCTGCTCGCCTTCCTGACGGACCGCGGCGTCAACCCCGTCGCGCCGCGGCGGACTCGCCCATCGGCGCGATGGTCGACTACGAGGAGGAACTGGTCTCGGCGGACCCGTTCGAGGCCCGCTTCACGTTCGAGGCGGCGGGCGACACGCTGA
- a CDS encoding DUF302 domain-containing protein: protein MSYTTQKETSGPFDNVVEQTIAALEDEGFGVLCDIDVQATFAKKLDEEFRQYRILGACNPQLAREGLEAEIELGALLPCNVIVYEEDDGTVVVSAVDPGQLVGLTDNPALDTIAGDVSERFQRVLESL from the coding sequence ATGAGCTACACAACACAGAAAGAGACGAGCGGACCGTTCGACAACGTCGTCGAGCAGACGATCGCTGCACTCGAAGACGAAGGGTTCGGGGTGCTGTGCGACATCGACGTGCAGGCGACGTTCGCGAAGAAACTCGACGAGGAGTTCCGCCAGTACCGGATCCTCGGTGCGTGCAACCCGCAACTCGCACGCGAGGGGCTCGAAGCGGAGATCGAACTCGGTGCGCTCCTCCCGTGTAACGTCATCGTGTACGAGGAGGACGACGGGACCGTCGTGGTGAGTGCGGTCGACCCGGGCCAACTCGTCGGACTCACCGACAACCCTGCCCTAGATACCATCGCCGGCGACGTCTCGGAACGGTTCCAGCGCGTCCTCGAATCGCTGTGA
- a CDS encoding DUF2270 domain-containing protein, whose product MGRGFFEESSSPGSAMAHLYRGEIHRMKLWRERLDRTSNWAVTLIAAILTYAFSSANRPHYVILVGVVMVTVFLVIEARRYRGYDMWRSRVRILQRNVFAYSLDPSQGIEDPDWRPRLSRDYREPRTKISYEEAIAHRLRRVYLPLFTVLLGAWLFRILVTPESGGTWPESAAVGALPGTLTMGLVGAFYLVLVGITFRPRVWQATGELRRSEVGAWDDIK is encoded by the coding sequence ATGGGCCGGGGGTTCTTCGAGGAGTCGAGTTCCCCCGGGTCGGCGATGGCACACCTCTACCGCGGGGAGATCCACCGGATGAAGCTCTGGCGCGAGCGCCTCGACCGGACCTCCAACTGGGCGGTGACGCTCATCGCGGCCATCCTCACCTACGCGTTCTCCAGTGCCAACCGCCCCCACTACGTCATCCTCGTCGGCGTCGTGATGGTGACGGTGTTCCTCGTCATCGAGGCCCGTCGGTATCGCGGGTACGACATGTGGCGCTCTCGCGTCCGGATCCTCCAGCGCAACGTGTTCGCGTACTCGCTGGACCCGTCGCAGGGAATCGAGGACCCCGACTGGCGGCCGCGCCTCTCCCGGGACTACCGCGAACCCCGAACGAAGATCTCCTACGAGGAGGCGATCGCCCACCGCCTTCGCCGGGTGTACCTCCCCCTGTTCACGGTACTGCTCGGCGCGTGGTTGTTCCGCATCCTCGTCACGCCCGAGAGCGGGGGGACGTGGCCCGAGAGCGCCGCCGTCGGTGCGCTCCCGGGGACCCTCACGATGGGCCTCGTCGGCGCGTTCTACCTCGTGCTCGTCGGTATCACGTTCCGCCCGCGTGTCTGGCAGGCGACCGGCGAACTCCGGCGGAGTGAGGTCGGTGCGTGGGACGATATCAAGTGA
- a CDS encoding sulfurtransferase TusA family protein yields the protein MSSEYTVTETLDVKGESCPMPVVKTKGAIDGLSRGDVLQVLATDSGSVSDIAGWAETTNGVELLDQGEDGDVFEHYVRKTE from the coding sequence ATGAGTTCGGAATACACAGTCACAGAGACGCTCGACGTGAAAGGTGAATCGTGTCCGATGCCGGTCGTGAAGACGAAAGGCGCAATCGACGGCCTGAGTCGGGGTGACGTACTGCAGGTGCTCGCTACCGACTCCGGTAGTGTGAGCGACATCGCGGGGTGGGCGGAGACGACGAACGGCGTCGAACTTCTCGACCAGGGAGAGGACGGCGACGTGTTCGAACACTACGTACGCAAGACGGAGTAA